The Molothrus ater isolate BHLD 08-10-18 breed brown headed cowbird chromosome 17, BPBGC_Mater_1.1, whole genome shotgun sequence DNA segment CACCCACccctcctctccagccacaCAACAGTGCACTGTTCCCTCCTTTCCCTAGGGCTGTTTTCCCACACCAGACACCTTTGCAGCTGTCCCTGTACCACTCCATTGCACCATTTTGTTCTCATGCATTTATCCTCTTCTGCAACCTTCTCAAATTTCTCCTCCCATACACACCCGCCACATTCTCTGGTCACACATTTAACACTCCTCCTTCCACTCACTGTAGGCCCATGAACTCTCCAAATGGAATTTCCGTGAGGAACCAAGAGACGCAGACACCTCTGACCCCAAGAGATCTCGCTCACGAGGCTGCAGATGATAGGTCTCACCCTGCAGATGATGCTTTGGGTTTGCTGCCTGCATTCAGAGCatcaccagagcagagctgccctctcTCCACACCCCCTGCCATTCCAGAAGTGCTTATTTTGAATTGCCAATGGCTCCATCTCACCTCACTTTCTCCACATTTGAAGATAAGTAATTCCTCAGCTGTCCTGACACAAATTCTCTCCCCTCTGCCAGTAACCTGCAGTTATTAACCTGCCCACATTATTATCTCCTTTTCCTTGTACTAGTACAGGATTAGAGGCACAGGGTGTGCACCATCAGACTGGCCTGAAATCTATGGTACAGCCCTTTTGAGTTTGCATTCCATCTTgcaaaaaatacttttcccttGTGAGCAGCAGATTCCAGCCTTATCCTTGACAAGATGCCCTCAACTCCCACCCCTGAGCCTGCTCCTGTGAAAGGACATTCCACCAGACAGCCTACAAGATGACTGAGTGCTCAAGCAGCCACATTAAACTGTGATATGATATGACAACAAGAAAGTTTCTGGCCTTTATTTGAAGGCTTTTTACCAGTTACAGTAAGAATTGTCATTGCAAAccaggaattttttaaaaaatgaataataaaagttaaaaaaaacatcCACGAGTCCACCTGCAAGTAAGACATGTTGGTACAGAAAGGAGACACGAGCTTTTGCTTCTTccattctgttttgtttttcaaagaactGATAGAACTAAGATACTAGGAAAGGTTGGATGCTATCAGAATCATTCCAGCAGGTGAGCATTTAACAGCATATACTGTACCAGGGTAACAGAGTAGCTACGTTAAGTCTATGGGTTTGAGTTGAGCCTATTGTAATTTGCTTCCCAAAAAGGACATTAAAAACCAGATTATGCCAAGAGGTTACAATGGAGCCATAAATTGGCTACATGAGTTTGTCCCCATTCTATTTACGACTCATCTTGGTAGCAAAGGAGTGATGTAAGCACCTGGAAATCTGAGCAGTGGGTGGCTGACCAGACTGCCACTGCAATTCAGCTTTACAATGCACATCCATGGGCCTCCCAAGGCACACCAGCAGCAATCCTGACTCAGCCTTCTCTTAGCAGGAAAGGCCATTTACCTGCTTTGACCAAAATCAACCCATCTCATGACCTGTTGCTTCCCAGTTCCACACATGCAATCCTCTTGGAAAGAGATTTGAAGCAACCAGGTTCCAGTCCACAACTTCTGACCTCCCAAAATTCATCTTCACCTTCAGCCACATCCTGCTGCCACCTTTTGCTTTGAGTTGCTGGAATAATGGAATATTTAGAGTCgaaaaaaaatatgcttccGACTTCAAAGCAAGGAAGTAATGGGAAAGAAGATTTTATGTGCATCAAACCCTGGGTCTAtgtccagccccagctgtgccacagcagcaggcagtgccagcagtgcctgttcTCCTCAGTAAGGCACCCACAGAGCCCTCAGGGGCAGGGAAGgtgctccccagcacaggagcagcccagcagggatcaCTTCCCATCCCATGAGCACTTCTCTGCAGATGCTGGTCTGCGCACACAGCTGTGACAGGAACATTTAAGCTCATCTAAGAAACACAATTCAAGTCAAACAAATCAACTCAGTTTACAGTCAGTCTGCTCACAGAGCCTGGTGACAGAAACAATTAACATCTTGTTTGTCTGTAACTCATAACCAATGTTTTAGCAGTTTCAAAACAcattaaacacacaaaaagtCACGTGACAGCATTCCTGTAACACATCCCTATTCCCACaccaagaggaggaggaggaggaagtcAACACCACACTCACATCCCACTGACTTGTGggagggaaaacacagaaagaaaaaaaacccaaaaactgaAACAACCATTTGTGCCAGCACACTCCAAACAAAGTTCCAATACTGCTGCTACTGTGGTTAGCaatgcctggagctggggaatggAAGCTGAAATTCCAGGTCCTGCAAGCTTCACCATTAAACTATCACGGGCTTCAGCTCTGCCTAATCGTATCTGAAAGCATGAGAGACTTCAGCAGACATGACACTCTTGAAATACAGAACTTTATTTAGAAACTGCTTAAAATAGAAAAACCCTGTCAAGAAAAATCCAAGTCAAATATGGTTTCTCAGTAAAATGGAGTTTTAGGGCAACAGAAGTCTAAAAGGCCACAAGAGAAATAGCACCACTGCAATTTTAAACAATGGCTAGATACTTGCATTTTTGGCATTCACtgaatttgggtttttctctgaACTTCACAAAGATTCATGCACTACACAATTACCATAAAATGCTCTCCTACACACATTTTAGGACAAGCTACCACCAGAAACAAATGAATACAAGCACAACAGGACTGATCAATCTCAGTAGTGAAAGGGGGTCAGAAGTCTTGCAGGATCTTGCCAAACACAACAGTAATGAGGGGCATGATAGAAAAAAAGGACAGTTaaggaaagtattttaaatattaatatttaagtTAGTCTCAGTACTGTATTTTCTGCAATAACATTAGCTCTGTTAGCCAGCATCTTTTAGTTTTTACCCCAGAAGACTACTGAACTGGCAAGTGTTATTACTAATATGCCCTGgttcaaaggggaaaaaaaaaaaagaaagcagacagaaaaatatcatCCTCATGTGCTCAATTGACTTTCATTCAAAGCCAGCTGCACAGTGCAAGTCCTGTTACAACTACTGGGCATGTTCAGCATTCCttgggatgggaaagggaaaagtgaGAGAACAGAAGGGATTccaacagaaatgaaaataaacagaacaaataaaaacaagagccaggaagaaaaatcacttctgaAGGACATTTTAGGCAGTAAGACTGTGTgccctttgctttgttttgcttttcttacagaaaacaCAGTACGTTTTGGCAAAGCCACAATGCCACAGAAAAAGGCTTCAGCACTCTTCAAGGTAATTTATGTGTCTCAGCTGTTCATACTCCCTCTAATCTTGTGACAGGCAACGTTAAGGCCCATTTCATCGAGAACTAATCACTTAGTAAGCAGCTTTACATAGGAAtggagttttgttttaataGCCCCTTTTGAGCACTTGCTGACACAGTGAGACTGCCAGGCAAGGCCTCTCGGACAGCAGTGAATGGAGTTAAACAAACGTCTACCCCAATATGAAGCACATAAAATCTCCCATCACATTACTTCAATTTGGCATATGgaagcatattttaaatactcTTAAGGCATTTATTATAATTTCTGTTCTGCAATTTCACATTAACTCAATCTTTCTGTGAGTCAGTCTTTAATTTCTCTACTGCACACCGCCTTAGATACAAAAAGAGTCTTCCCACAAACCAGTGTTTTACCAGCAAACCATTCTGCAACAAGTTCCAAATATTCAGCCTCTTGCTCCCTAAATATACCACCTTGATGTGAATACTGCTCTGCTACAGCGTGAGAAAGAGCTCCTAACTCAAACCCACTGTAAAAGTGAAACTTCTGCAAAGTGCACTTTAAGAAGAGGTACTTTTTTTGCTTATGAAAAGAAACCAGTGAGTCCTCTAAGAATAAAGTGGAGTATTTTACAGTTAAGCACATGATCTGGGGCAAAGAATTCTGATGTTGCTGCTCTGCTGGTACAGTATGTGGTCTGTTAATACTCTTCTTGTTCCTCCTGCGGTGCTCCTTCGTCAGGTATCACAAAGCCTTCctgaaggggaagaaaacaagTGCTTTAATGAAAATCTGATGTCAAACCAGTTCCTGGCTACTCTCtagttactttttttcccctcttactTCAGGTAAGACACCCTTAAGTCATTGTTTACAGTGTCAAGATGTATTACCAGAAGTATTTTCCTCATCTTTGATCTATCTGTTACATACTACTCATGAAAGGTCTACCTTGTTTGCTGTCTGACTATAATTAAATTACCTGATGCTTTATTACAGGAAAAAGCTAGGCCATAAACctcatagggaaaaaaaggcagaactggagggaggcagggaaagcaaaCCAGCTTCCAATTACAAGGGCAGGAGGAACTGTGCAACCCAGTCTATAAGAGATTACTTACATCTGTGGCATAAAGAATTTCCACAATCCTCTGCAACACTGGATCATTCTCCCCTTCATTCTCCTGGCAGATCAATTCAATGTTCCTCAATTTGCCAAAGTAGAAGtctctctccttctccagaTCTTCAACAGTAAGTTTCAAAGCGTTGATCTGCCAAAGGGCATCAATAATAATTATATCCACCAGAGACAGAATTCAGCAGGATCTATGCAAAAGGGGTGTCCCAAAAGTTCTCAGAAGGGTGTTGACATGCAAAGCACTTCAGCAGTAACCAAGATATGGGGGAGGGGGAACtgtgagaggaggaaaagggccATTTCTCAAATTTTAGTATCACTGCCACAACAAACATCCAGTCcaacacacacaaacccacTTGGAAAGACTAAAGGCTGATTCCCTGAAATAGGTAAAGCACTGactgcctgcagttctcccTGCTAACACATTCTTTCACGACAGCTCTCCTGCTGACAGCAGGTTCAGTTGTGTAGCACTCAGTCCGGATTTCagtgaaggagcagctgctcatAGCTCCGTTGGaatgctgggagagctgcaacACAGCTGTGGGAATACTTACAGACCCTGCTATGTGTGACACAGCCCACACTGGGGTGAAATGTCTGGCCACTCGTGTGCCACAGGAGGGGTTTTGCTTCCATCAGGAGAGCAAGACCACTGTAACGAAGGGCTCCAAATAAGTGATTTTAAATGAGCTGATTCAGATCATTTTCTTCCATCTGCCTGACCCAGACATTCCATGGTATTGGAAAAACAAACCTGCACATAACTCTATCAAGCAGAGGTCAGTCACAGGGCTGCCCTTACACACCTGCTCGATCAATCCTGCTGATTCTTCATCTCCTCCACCCTTTTTGCCCATCccaggcccagctctgggaCCTGCTGGGGTCCTCTGTGCAACAATGGGCCTCTGCGGGGCTGCAAGATCAATTCACCAATTAATTCCAATTCTCCCTCCCATAAAGGTACTATCCCCCCTCCAAGCATGCTTAGGCATGAAAGAGATTGAAGAGATATTCCTTCCTTAACTCCATGCAACATGTCCTTTCTTTTTGGCACACTTGGCACCAATCCTTGCCATTCTCTCTTTTATAGAAGACTGTTCTTTCTGTAGCCTCCAGACACCTGGGTACTACAGGAGCCTCAGTCTTTGAGCCTGGCATCTCTGAAACAAGCTGCAAAACACTAGAATCCCATACACTTATTTTAAATCACAACCCAGTCTTCATTTCCCCAGAGTTTTTCATGATCTAGATCAcatttttcactatttttctcTACCTGCACTGCCAGTACCGAGAgatttcctggttttgttcaCAACTGGAGTAACAAGGTTTGGTGCTATTGTGTCTTGGCCTTGTCGAGCAGCAACAGGATCATACTCCTTCCCGTCATAGTTTGCATCAAAAAATTTTTTGAACCACTGAACAAATTCAAAGTTGTcctgaaattttcctttcactAGTTTGTCCACAGGAATTAtctgaagaggagaaaaaagaaaaaaaaaatagactcaTAAAGGGTAAAGAATCTCTCTCTTGTGTTTTTATATAAAGTTTTAAAGTTAATGCACTCAAAAGATATGCAAATTTAATTCTTGTCCAGTCTAGGGGAAAATCCCCTTGACCACAACTATATCAAATAATGGGATTTTTGTAATTATTGGAATGAAAAACCAATCATGCTTTGCCTTTGAGGgtccaaataattttaaattattctgctgCAAAGTTTCTGCTAGACCAAGTTTACAGACAAAACTTCTTCCTGTCCACATGAAGCTGGCTCTGATGGATCTGAACTGACCCACTCCAGAACTGCTACAAGAGCTAAACATCACTGTCACAGCAgactccagctcctctgggatgAGGTGTATAACTAAAGACTattaaaaaatgtagaaaacagTAAAGTTTTGTTCGTagagattttttctttttttcataagGCATTTGGAAGCCAGGCTGGTTGTCCAGATGGATTGTGTGGACAGACTGCACAAGCCACTGTCCCCAAGCACAGACTGACTCTGTGTTGGAGCCGCCAGCTATGGAATGAGACATCTtcttaaagaaggaaaaagcttCAACCCTGGATGTTCTGCATCCTACCAAATACTGTCTGTAAATATTACCTGAATAAATCCCCCCTCCATCAGAACTGTCATTCCATCCGAACAAGCTTTTCcacaatttcattttcactACGAAAAGTCACAGATTTTAGTATCTGGAGGCATTTAAAAGCCATTtagatgtggcatttggggacatggtttagtggtggccttggcaatGCTGAGGGAACAGTTGGATTTGATGGTCTCAGACAGATTTTCCAACCTTAAAAATTATGTAACTCTATACACTTGTAAAGAGAAATTTGGAATCCTTAGGACTACCACAGCAGTAGGTAATGGGAGCATACCTCCTACAAAGATGGTCCTAAGAGGAAGCTCAGGCAAACCTTATCTCATAGAAATTCCAGTATTATTTTGTGCCACAGAAGTTTCCCAGAATTAAAAGGGTAACATTAATCTCATCATTAAGAACTGGAAGTCTGACCTTGACTGGAGCAAAGCAAAATGTGTCCTAACTGATGTGAGGCAGGCCAAAACAAAAGGTTTTGAGATTTATAAACCAAAATCAAATTCTGTTCCCAGatttattcagttttaaatCTGAAAGTTCATTCCATCTACATTAACACTGAAAGCAGAGGGTCAGTTATAGCCCAGCTTACTTTGTCAACACCCATTCGTTTAAAACCTGCTTGTAGAACCTTGAAGTTTTGAATGTACTCATGTTCCAATTTTGCTTGAAACTTCACTTTCTTGAGTGCTACAGAACCTGGGAAGAGCATGTCCATGAACTGACAGTATGCAGCACCtgccaaaaggaaaagaacacaaATCCTGGGATGAATTAAGTCAGCTCAGCTCACTAACCTTTGTAAGTTTCTTTCCAGTCAGGTCAGCAAACTGACCTGACTCACTCCTCAGTCACACAAGCCCTTTAAAGGCAACAAAGGCAAGAAAACAGGAACCTTCAGTCTCCTTTTTGGTGCAACATGGCCATAAATAAGCTTAAAGGAGCCGGAGAATCAAACTTTTGGGCTCATGACTTGAACTCTTATGAATAAGAACAAACGTGCCTCCAGAattccaaggggaaaaaaatatctaatgAATAACTTGACTTGCCTTTCTTCATGGATATCAGTATAGCAGAGATCTGAGATGTTACATGTGTCTAACAAGCATGTAATCTTCTCTTAACAACACTAACAGAACTAAATCAGAAAAAGCATTATTCTAAAAATGGTACTTAACCATTATTGAAATTGTAATACATTTACCTCCTACAAAGAGAACTTATACACAATTAAAGGTGCTCTCCAAGATAAGAGGCTAATGAAGCTGAATTATATTTAAAGCAGGCCTTAATTAAAGAACCAAAATAAGATAAGTGTTTCTTCCTATTAATTTAAATCCTTCATGTCCTCCAATTCAGCACTAGCTGAAgtaagaggaaaagagagattCAGTCCAGCCACAAAGAGTGGACAACCACCTCCATATTTGTAGAATatacacaataaaaaaaaagtggttttaaagTGGATCCTCACTCTGCAGTGATGATGCACAACCATTAAAAGCACAAGCACAACATTCAGAGCATTATTCCCACACCAAGAATCAAGAGTAAAGGAAACCCTAACCTAAACCATCCAACAGCTACACAACAAGCTGTTGGGAGCTATCTGAAGGCCAAAAAGGAATATAGAAGAGCACTGACCTCAACTACTCTGTTCATCTCAACCACATCCTACAACTGTTCGCTCGCTTATCAAGATACTTTACAGGCGCTCCCACTTTCACCTGCTCCCAGGAGACTGATGTCATTCACTGgtgcaaattaaaataaaaacaacaaaccagctCTTGCTGTTTGCTCTCCATTGTGTCTCAGCTCACTTGCTGCAGAGCTCCAATCCCAACTCAAACACAGAGGACTTGCCAGAAACCAGGGGTTTGCTCACTATTGGCAGTCGGAGCGATAAGCGTGATGAAAACAGAGGGATCACAGCATCAGTCAAAGGGCAGCTCTTGTGCATTTATGCAACCTcaaactgctgctgtcactgctgcccttGCCAAAGACAGCAAAACAAGCTTGGGAACTCCAGCTTCCACAGGACTATGACAGCAAAAGCCACTTCGTCCCTGCCAAGGCATGAAGCATTATTGCAGATGCAGAAAGGGGACGTTACTCAGGACATACCACATCAACAGCTCTCAGTCTTTTCTCAAAAACAGGTGAGCTGGAATTCTGCAGAGCCAGTACTAATTATCCTCACTTCAACACAGAGCTCTCACAGCATTCAAGGCTCACACCAATCCCATGCAAATCAACCCTGCACACCATAGGGCTTAACCTGCCTATCTGAAAGCAGACAGTGCTTATCACTTCCCTTCCTCCTGTGGCTTATGTCTTTAGTTCCCTCACCCTTACAGTTCTTGTCCATCATCTCACTAGACAAAAACCACTACAAATACCTGTTGTGAGTCCCTTGCTTCTCTGTAATCTTTGGGACTGTTTCTTCCATAGACTCAGCCACAGCCAGTACTGACAGTCCAAATACTCACTTTTAATAAATTCCTCCTTTTATTTCACCTCTAATTTCCACATCTCTCCTTCCATGACCAACACTTTATCCTGAAGTCACTGCATGAGCCAAACTTCCACTTTTCACTGATTGCCTGTTGTAGTTATCCAAATTATCTTGTACCCAGGCTGCATTCTTAGCCTTGGGTTTTGTTCAGCTCTTATTCCACAGACTATTATCTTTTATTTGTTCTTACAAGCCTCCTCCTCCCACACACTCCCTCCCTACGATGACACTTGACTCCATTTCTGTACCACAGACACTTCCCCTTTCCTGCCTACTAGCAGATATGAGATTCAGCTGTGCTAAAGTTAGTTCTAGTCCAGGTAAGCTGGGCTGACACAGACTAGATGTGCTCCAGGACCAAGAGGAGTTTTAAAGGTGCACATGACCCCACGAGTCACTGCCCTGTCCTCCTCACACTCCAGTACTCTTCCAGAACAAATCACAATTGTTTTTGCTAGTTACACTTGCAAGACTTACTCTATCCATGCAGACTAAATGCTTAATTCCTCACGGGAAAACACCCTCTTCCTCAGAATCTCTTTTTCACATTAACACCCATTGCTTATAGCATCTATGCTGTAGTGAGTCATGAGAACGTGCCTTTTCATTACACTGACATTATTTACAACCACTTCAATAACACTCCAGCCATAACTGGATCATAACCCTTACCACGAATCTGCTCACACCAGGACCTAagccaggagcacagctgcagcagggcagcacagagggtgCAGCCGCACCTCTACAGAACCAGGGTGCACATCCCACGTGGAGGTGGCCTCGGGGTGAACCCCCTTACCTGAGCACAGCTGTTCAATCTTGGTCAGCGTCAGCTGCAGAGATTCATTGATCCACGCCAGCATGTCATGTCGGCTCAAGTTATCGCTGGTCACTGAAGTAGAATACACATTCACTGCCATTTTCTGAAAGACACAACCAGAGGTGTGAGCGCCACAGACGCGGGGCTGCGGTGGAGCCGCTTCCTTTGGAGCCTTCCCGAGCCCCAGCGAGTGAATCGCGGGCTGCCAACAGCTGGGAGGACCCTCCCGCACCGCCCTGCCGAGGGCTCGGCTCCGGCATTTCG contains these protein-coding regions:
- the MAPRE1 gene encoding microtubule-associated protein RP/EB family member 1 isoform X1, encoding MAVNVYSTSVTSDNLSRHDMLAWINESLQLTLTKIEQLCSGAAYCQFMDMLFPGSVALKKVKFQAKLEHEYIQNFKVLQAGFKRMGVDKIIPVDKLVKGKFQDNFEFVQWFKKFFDANYDGKEYDPVAARQGQDTIAPNLVTPVVNKTRKSLGTGSAAPQRPIVAQRTPAGPRAGPGMGKKGGGDEESAGLIEQINALKLTVEDLEKERDFYFGKLRNIELICQENEGENDPVLQRIVEILYATDEGFVIPDEGAPQEEQEEY
- the MAPRE1 gene encoding microtubule-associated protein RP/EB family member 1 isoform X2; its protein translation is MAVNVYSTSVTSDNLSRHDMLAWINESLQLTLTKIEQLCSGAAYCQFMDMLFPGSVALKKVKFQAKLEHEYIQNFKVLQAGFKRMGVDKIIPVDKLVKGKFQDNFEFVQWFKKFFDANYDGKEYDPVAARQGQDTIAPNLVTPVVNKTRKSLAPQRPIVAQRTPAGPRAGPGMGKKGGGDEESAGLIEQINALKLTVEDLEKERDFYFGKLRNIELICQENEGENDPVLQRIVEILYATDEGFVIPDEGAPQEEQEEY